A single genomic interval of Pyrus communis chromosome 5, drPyrComm1.1, whole genome shotgun sequence harbors:
- the LOC137734370 gene encoding uncharacterized protein, with product MLNLNKLDFTALEVSGRNYLKWVQDVKLNLTTKSLKATIEEPIDDEHVNEAQKVTAMFFIRRYIHDAFKTEYLTDEDAHTLWLALVNCFEHQTIIYLPEVRHDWQYLRFQDFKKQNELMMKNHQAQPTGSNAPPEAHTTNSSSHSQRKPYCGCDNGWQGPPWAHGPQNRDLTKGGNLTQKCQPLALKALNFKNKGKTIVQSNSTKLNMCYHCGSKDHSSRVCRANPEAIAKYHSHRETNFVHVEHLEDATATLDVSDFKEALAPMEE from the exons ATgttgaacttgaacaagctcgatttcaccgCTTTGGaagtctctggaagaaactacctgaagTGGGTACAAGACGTGAAGCTCAATCTTACTACAAAGAGTCTTAAAGCTACTATTGAGGAACCAATTGACGATGAACACGTCAACGAAGCTCAGAAAGTTACTGCTATGTTCTTCATCCGAAGATACATCCATGATGCATTTAAGACCGAGTACCTCACAGATGAGGATGCACATACCCTCTGGCTTGCTCTGGTAAATTGCTTCGAACACCAAACCATTATTTACTTGCCTGAAGTAAGACACGACTGGCAGTATCTACGCtttcaagactttaa AAAACAGAACGAGCTtatgatgaaaaatcatcaagctcaacCTACTGGCTCGAACGCTCCACCTGAAGCTCATACGACCAATTCTAGCAGCCACAGCCAACGGAAACCCTATTGTGGCTGTGATAATGGGTGGCAAGGCCCACCATGGGCCCATGGTCCACAGAACAGAGACCTAACCAAGGGAGGAAATTTGACCCAGAAGTGTCAACCCCTTGCCCTTAAGGCCCTAAAtttcaagaacaagggaaaaaCTATTGTTCAATCGAATTCCACTAAACTGAACATGTGCTACCATTGTGGATCAAAAGATCATTCGTCACGCGTATGCCGAGCTAACCCTGAGGCTATTGCTAAGTATCATTCCCATCGTGAGACTAACTTTGTGCATGTAGAACATCTTGAAGATGCTACTGCAACTCTGGATGTTTCAGATTTTAAGGAGGCATTAGCTCCTATGGaagaataa